The genome window ACAACAATGAACTTCTATCCATCTTTGGCAACTTCGTTAACCGGACCATGGTGCTGGCATTCAAGTTCTTTGAGGGTAAGACACCGGAAATATCCACTATGACCGACCTGGATAAAAATGTGCTGTCAGAAATACCGGAGTTCCCGGCTAGGATCGGCGACAGCCTCGATCGTTTCCGGTTCCGCGAAGCACTCAGCGAAATGATGAACCTGGCCCGTCTGGGTAATAAATACCTCACTGATGCCGAACCATGGAAACTCATTAAAACCGACGAAGAACGGGTAAAAACCATCCTTAACATCTCATTGCAGATATGCGCCAATCTGGCTGTGCTGGCAGCTCCATTTCTCCCCTTCACAGCGAAAAAAATGGTGAAGATGCTGAATCTGCCCGATCTGAAATGGGACAACGCCGGTGCCACCGATCTATTGAGTCCCGGTCACATGCTGAAAACACCGGAATATTTATTTGAAAAAATTGAAGACAGTGTCATTGAAAAACAGGTGAAAAAACTTATGGACACCAAAATACAGAATGCTGCTGCAGCCAGTAAGCTGCCATCGCAAAAGGAGATCATCGCCTATGATGACTTTGCGAAAATTGATATCCGGGTCTCCACCATCCTTGAAGCTGAGCGGGTGCCGAAATCCGATAAGCTGATGAAGCTGAAGGTCGATACCGGCATTGACCAGAGGACGGTTGTTGCCGGCATTGCAGCACAGTTCTGCCCCGAAAATATCATCGGTAAACAGGTTCTTATCCTGGTCAACCTGGCACCACGGCCTTTACGTGGCATCGAATCGCAGGGCATGATTCTTATGGCTGAGAATACTGATGGCACGCTGAGCCTGATAGGCCCGGAGGGGAAATTTGACAATGGAAGCCCGGTCAAATAATCAATGATCAATGACCAAGGATCAATGATCATTGAGTGGTAGTATCATCTTAGAGTGTTAATTTGTCAATATACCAGTGAATGGACAAACAGAATCTCGAAACTCTCTGTGTTTCATTTCTGAATAAAACTTAATACCTTTGCACTCCGGTATAAAAAACCATTTTCAAATTTTCAAATTAACTAATTGACTAATTGTCTAATTAGCACATTGAAACCGGCCCTATAGTTCAATGGATAGAACGGAAGTTTCCTAAACTTTAAATCCAGGTTCGATCCCTGGTGGGGCTACAAGTATTAAATAGAAAACCATGTATTACAGGTTGTTAACACATGGTTTTTTTATGAGGTGACGTAAAAGGTGACGAAATAACCCTTTTATTCGTTTATATCGACTTTCGTTGTGGAGGTAATAATATCGATTATTTGAAGGGGATCGTTTATTATAGGTCTTTATTTTAAGTCTTAATAGTATTCTATTTCACGCTCTGAAATTTCTGTCAGTTTATTATCCATAAACTTTATTTTTCTTAGCCAGTTGCCTGTTTTATCGTACTCATCATACTTGTATGTCAATTTAGCGTCAAAATTACCATCTGAGTTATACCGATTTGTCTCGATCAGGTTTCCCTTGTCATCATACTTGTAAGTCACTTTCATCTTTAAGCTACCATCTGGGTTATAATCGTTTACCTCTGTCAAGTTTCCTTTATCATCATATTTATAAATCCATTTAGAATCTAATTTACCGTCCGAGCTATAACTGTTCCCCTCTGTTGCGTTTCCCTTGTCATTATATTTGTAAATCCTTTTAGAGCTTAAGCTACCGTCTGAGTTATAAACGTTTACCTCTGTCTCGTTTCCCTTGTCATCATACTTTGAAGTCCATTTATATTCTAAGCTACCGTCTGAGCTATACCGGTTCCCCTGTGTCATGTTTCCCTTGTCATCATATTTGTAAGTATGTTTAGCGTTTAAACTATCCGTCTGAGCTTCACCAAATTTTTCAACGGCAGAATACTCATACTCTGTAATAGTACTTACCTTCCCCTTTATATTGTCACGTGATAGGGAGTTTTCAACCTTTTTCCCTGTGCAAGAGCATAGAAAAAGAATAACAATAATTAGTGTTAGTGTTTTCATATTAGCTCGTCGGTGGTGTTTATTCTGTCTATATTACTCACTTTCTACTTCAGAAATGTAACATTTATAAAAGTTCATATTATTTGTTGCAAAGTTCCTTAATGGCATCATAAGCGCTTTCATCTCCTAATTCTCCAGCTTTACTAAGGTCTAAACATCCGTTATCTTTATCACCTGAAAATATTTTAGCGAGTCCTCTACCAAGATAGGCCTTTGCATCCTGTGGATTAATCTCAATAGCCTCGCTGTAATCTGCTATAGCTCCTTTGTAGTCTTTCAGGTTGTATTTAGCGTTTCCTCTATTGTCAAAGGCTTCTGCATCCTGTGGATTAATTTCAATAGCCTTGTTGTAATCTGCTATGGCTCCGCTGTAGTCTTTTAAATCAGCTTTAGCGTTTCCTCTATTAAAATAGGCCTTTGCATACTGAGGATTAATGTCTATAGCCTTGTTGTAATCAGCTATAGCTCCGCTGTAGTCTCCTAAATTCGTTTTAGCGTTTCCTCTATTGTTATAGGCAGTTGCATCCTGTGGATTAATTTCAATAGCCTTGCTGTAATCTGCTATTTCTCCGCTATAGTCTCCTAAATTCGCTTTAGCGACTCCTCTATTCAAATAGGCCTCTGCATCCTGTGGACTAATCTCAATAGCCTTGCTGTAATCTGCTATAGCTTCGCTGTAGTCTTGCAGGCCATCTTTAGCGACTCCTCTATTATAATATGCCGCTGCAAACTGTGGATTAATGTCTATAGCCATGTTATAATCAGCTATAGCTTCGCTGTAGTCTCCTAAATTCGCTTTAAAGGCTCCTCTATTATTATAAGCCGCTGCAAACTGTGGATTAATCTCTATAGCCTCGTTGTAATCTGCTATTTCTCCGCTGTAATCTTGCAGGCCATCATTAGCGAGTCCTCTATTATAATAGGCTTCTGCATATTTTGGATTAATCTCAATAGCCTTGTTGTAATCTACTATGGCTCCACTGTAGTCTTTTAAATTCGCTCTAGTGCTACCTCTATTATAATAGGCCTCTGCAAACTGTGGATTAATCTCAATAGCCTTATTGTAATCTGCTATGGCTCCGCTGTAATCTCCTAAATTCGCTTTAGCGTTTCCTCTATTGTCATAGGCTGTTGGATCCTGTGGATTAATCTCAATGGCCTTGCTGTAATCTGCTATGGCTCCGTCGTAGTCTTTTAAATCAGCTTTAGCGTTTCCTCTATTAAAATAGGCCATTGCATCCTGTGGATTAATTTCAATAGCCTTGTTGTAATCTGCTATGGCTCCGCTGTAGTCTTCTAATTCAGCTTTAGCGTTTCCTCTATTATAATATTCCTTTTCTGTTTGGTGGCAACTTGTTAAAATAATCAAAAGACTAAAAATTATAATGGTTGTAGTTTTCATTTTTGATTAATTAAATAGGTTATGTTTTATTTAAAAACTCCCTGATATTATTCTCAGTAATTAGTATAGACCTCCCTATTCTCTGGCTCCTTAGACTCCTCTGTTTCATTCAGTCTGTTAGGTTACTCCGTATGTCGTCTGCCTATTCTGTACAAATAAGGATCAATATCTAAGGTGGTTTTCTTAATCATTTGTGATATAAAGATAGCTTGATTTTCTGCTATTTGTATATTTTTTAAATGTTTACATTTTTTATTTTCTGGTACTCTTTCAAAATTTTATCAGTTCTTCCAATATCATTACCCTGGCATAGAGTCATATTTTCCCTTTTTCTGGATTAACATAAAAAGGCTATGAACAATAAAGAATTCTTGTATGACTTGGAATGGTGGTATCAAAAAAAGGAATCCTTTGAATTACGAGAGCAACTGAAAGATATTATTTATCAAAGCAAAAAATTTAATCCTTTTTAAAAGAAATTCACCTAGCCAACTAAGCATTTTTTTCTGAACGAATCGAGCTCTACACTTAATAGTTAATTACGAGTGTCAGATTTTCAATTCCGAAAGTATTTTTACGAACCCGCCTGGCATCAATTATTTATTAAAAGTGCAAATATCTTCTGATAAATCGAATTAAATGAAGTGGGATGTTGAGGGTAATATCTTTTAAAGCATAACTCATGATTTTGATTTGTAAAAAAAATTCGGAATATATTATATAGCAAGGTATCCGTGATGATGTTTATCCATCTATAATAAGCAAATGTGCTTCAAAAGTGCCGGAGTACTGTATAAATCTCATGCATTACTTATATAATATGTGCATACAGGATTTTACAAACGTGTTCTATAACAATCAAAAATCAGATGATATAGCAACTCCTATACGGAGTGATATGAAAACTCGATACAGGGAGCAATAATTAAGTAATATTCCATATTATTCATTATGTAAATAAAGGAAATGCAAGAAAATCAATGTTTTCTTAACAACATTATTAATAGTGCAAGTTTTATCGAGTATTCTTGCATTTATCATTATCCTTAATTAAAAAAGCAAATAAATGCACGTATTCTTGCATCTATTATCATACTCTTTCGTGATGATCTCCTCACAAAAACCGGAAACCTCAACTTTTGAGTTGTCTTGAAAATAACATGGGGTGGCAAAATCAGAAATTACTCTAATTCTTTGGCAATGATTCTCTTTAAAATTGCTCTCATTTCTTTTGTTAATAGGTCAGGCGTGCCTTGCTCCCTGCCTCCTGTTTTTTCCCCCTTTGCCATTTTTCGTCTATTTTATTCTACTTTAGATAGTACCCGGTACAAAATACAGTTAATATTGGTTTGCAGCTTGCAGGACAATGTATGGATCAGAGGCAAACAATGCATCTTTATTCAATCGTTTGATCCGGTTCGTTAAATTGTTGTGAGGATTGTATTTTGAATTCCTAATGTTATGAGCGATCCGATAACAAACTTCAGCAAATTCTAAATTTGTTTTTTGGGGTAAGAATTTTTCGTAGAGGAAATAAAACGTTTTTTTGTCAATGAAAAAAATCCTTCGTACACTTTGTTCACTTAATGAATGGCTGCCTGATTTCTGATCAGAAATATTAATTCCGGTGACCTGACAAATACGTACTTCTGTTGAGATGTAATTTTGGCAATCTGATCCTATAGTCAAGATATTAATTTGCCGAAAAACTGGTTTTCTAAATTGTCTTAAAAAGTCGGTTAATTTGCCGGATATTTCATTATCAACAGTCAATAATTTATCCCACTTATTAAGGATCATCTCCGAAATTTCAGTCTGTAAATTCCTGTTTGAATATTTTTGAATGATTTTTATAAATCTTTCCCGGGTGTAGTCATAAATATTTCTACGTCTTTGATAATTTGGATCATCTTTTCTTTGTGGGAATTTCTTACTATCCGGTTTGAGTTGTTCCCAATACCG of Bacteroidota bacterium contains these proteins:
- a CDS encoding tetratricopeptide repeat protein: MKTTTIIIFSLLIILTSCHQTEKEYYNRGNAKAELEDYSGAIADYNKAIEINPQDAMAYFNRGNAKADLKDYDGAIADYSKAIEINPQDPTAYDNRGNAKANLGDYSGAIADYNKAIEINPQFAEAYYNRGSTRANLKDYSGAIVDYNKAIEINPKYAEAYYNRGLANDGLQDYSGEIADYNEAIEINPQFAAAYNNRGAFKANLGDYSEAIADYNMAIDINPQFAAAYYNRGVAKDGLQDYSEAIADYSKAIEISPQDAEAYLNRGVAKANLGDYSGEIADYSKAIEINPQDATAYNNRGNAKTNLGDYSGAIADYNKAIDINPQYAKAYFNRGNAKADLKDYSGAIADYNKAIEINPQDAEAFDNRGNAKYNLKDYKGAIADYSEAIEINPQDAKAYLGRGLAKIFSGDKDNGCLDLSKAGELGDESAYDAIKELCNK